The window GTCCAAAGACCTTGCAGAGATTTACAAATGTGAATGAATTAGCTTTCACCCATGTGAGGCAAAGAAATATCActctcattttacagagagggaaactgaggcacgaaggTTCACTGAgttgcccaaggccacccagaAACACTATGGACAGCACAGATCTCCTGAttgtgctttaaccacaaaaaCATCTTTCCAACTGAAACTGCAGAAGGAATTTAGAGAAGGagaatgtaattacccaaatTGCTATTTCATCAGGATGACATAGTGCAGGAGTAGACAAATTGCAGTTCTTTTACAGTTCAAGTGCAGCTCACAGAGCCCCCCACAACaaccccattctccacctaccagatggggggtggagggggaggcttGGGGCTTCTGCTAGAGACAACTGGTGCCTGAGAGCAGGGGGGAGgtcacaatttaaaggttcaccCCCCTCCCAACAGCTTGAGTCATGCCCTCCCAGGCACGCCTCCCTCTTAACCTAAGGGGTTCTCCCTGAAActcccagctgtttgccactgcctctctccacggctgcagctcccagtttgccaactccagcagctgctgggcagggagagggcccGGTGGCACCATGTGACCAAGAGGGGTCAGCAAATCCTAGCaaagctcggggggggggggcgcctgtGACCCCACATACCCCACTCCTGCGCACTGCCTCTGGCTTCTGTCCAGCAGGAAGGAGTCGTCTCGGGGCTTCAACACCATGGGGTGCACCTGCCACAGCTTCAGCAGGACCAGGCTGAAGTCCTGAGACCCCCCTTTCTGCAGGGCAGAAGtccctagcccaggggtcggcaacttttcagaagtggtgtgccgagtcttcatttactcactctaatttaaggtttcacatgctagtcatacattttaacatttttagaagatctctttctataagtctataataaataaactattgttgtatgtaaaacaaataaggttttttaaatgtttaagaagcgtctttttaaaattaaattaaaatgcagagccccccgtacgggaggccaggacctgggcagtgtgagtgccactgaaaatcagctcgcctgcctccttcagcacccgtgccatagtttgcctacccctgccctagccccatcACCCCACCGCAGGGCTGacgccccaagccccagcaggcgCACCtcagctcttgaacttctgaagattgtcgtaCGTGACTCGGAAGCTCAGTAAATTTGGCCGCCCCAACATAGTGGTTAACATTCTTTGTTAAATAGCTAACATGTTTCACTCCAGGAGTGGCTGCATTTTTTTCACAGAAGCTGTGATCCCTGTGTATGGCTGTATTTCAGTTTATAATGGTCTTTGGAGTGAAAGACTATATGGAGATGAACGATCTTTTTCATTACTCTTGCAAAAAGGGAGGCCTTATGGGACCTAAGATCTCAAGTGACCATGGTCTTCATTTCACTGACTGTGCGGAAGCCCAACAGTGACAAGCAGATGCTAGAAGGGAGATGAGAAGATACTAATACACAGATAGAAAGTGGAAAACACTCAAGGTATGGGGGAAGTCTTCCTATATCATCCAGATGTTCAGACCTTTCCTCTCAACTATGGTACTCACTGTAATCTAGCTCTTCTGCTGAAGGGACATTGaccttctcctcctcttgggGAGGAAGTGGATGAGGTCAGTTTTCACTGTTGCACAATCACTACTGTTGTTAAGTGTGTCTAACAGCGGGGTAGGGCTCAGTGTGAATGGTAACAGGGACACAGGTTGGCATTAGGATCTGTGTTTTTGGGATGACCCAGAGCTCTTCACTCTGTCTCAGAGGCATTTCTGTTAACTTCAGAGAGGTGAATCTCACCATGTCCAGCAGGATATCCACTTTCAGACGCAAGAGATTGTTTTCTTCCTCCAACTGCTGGTTCCGCTTGCGCAGGCGCTGTGTCTCCCTGCgatccccactgctgctccctgaCTCTAAAGGAGAGACAGGCCAAAGTTATAATCATCAGTTATAATCACCACAACCCTCCCAGATCAAAGCAATAGGATCAGCTCCTCACCTGCTATCCATTGGCCATTCTCAAACTTCAGACTCTGTCCAGTGAGGTTCATGTTGGGAGTGCCATAGTCCAGGCCCAGCTCAATTTCACGGGTCGATCTGTCCAGCTGCAGAAAAAATTCAATGTTTTCtagaattttcattttttctctccatactttCCCTCACACCTTCACTTTTTCTAAAGTGACTGGCATTCTTGTGAAAGGTGCTGTACCAGTGGCTATAGAATCTGATGTCCTATTAACATTGCACATGCTTCTGCAGCACAAGCTTCTGTCTCttggggctggtccacactaggggggggaaaatcgatcttagatacgcaacttcagatacgtgaataacgtagctgaagtcgaatatctaagatcgaattactcacccgtccagacggtgcgggatcgatgtccgcggctctccctgtcgattccggaactccgttggggttgatggagttccggaatcgatataagcgcactcggggatcgatatatcgcgtctagattagacgcgatatatcgatccccgagcaatcgattttaacccgccgatacggcgggtagtctggacgtaccctcacACACCTATACAGACTCTCCTTCCAACATACGTCACCCCTGAACTAAAAGAGCTATCTTTAGGAACATGAGGGGAGTTCATTCTCTGGGGTCTACTTTATCTTTGATGCCAACTGTAAGGAAAGCCCGTGCCCCACTGGGGTCAGTATTAAAAGCACACATTAGAAGATTCAGGTGCAGTGAATCTGGCTTCTGAATGAAGATGGAGTGAAGTATGCTACTAACTAAACATTCCACTTCTGCTCTCATTTTCCAGCCATCAGTAAGCAGTCACGACTCCGGaccagaagaggaagaagaaacagATGGGAATATgagagaggaggggtgggggggggggggaagtgtctAATATTGTAACAACTCTCATGACAAAGTAACATTTCTAAGGCAGACCACCTGCCCCTTGTTATTAAAGAGTTGATAAAGATCCCTAGAACCCAGCACTTACCGAGTGCAGgttggagagagaggctgatttcctAGGGGGGGTTTTCTTTGGACTGAATATGTTCCCAAAGAGAGGCATGGCTTTCCAATC of the Gopherus flavomarginatus isolate rGopFla2 chromosome 1, rGopFla2.mat.asm, whole genome shotgun sequence genome contains:
- the CBY1 gene encoding protein chibby homolog 1, which gives rise to MPLFGNIFSPKKTPPRKSASLSNLHSLDRSTREIELGLDYGTPNMNLTGQSLKFENGQWIAESGSSSGDRRETQRLRKRNQQLEEENNLLRLKVDILLDMLSETTAESHLMEKELEDLKSHSRRRK